From a region of the Apis cerana isolate GH-2021 linkage group LG13, AcerK_1.0, whole genome shotgun sequence genome:
- the LOC108004044 gene encoding protein drumstick isoform X2, with the protein MFAIMPMETEGHGREFGRRQKMRAKCTVEFVCKYCQRRFTKPYNLMIHERSHKDDVTFTCEVCGKSFKRQDNLKQHRCGWR; encoded by the coding sequence ATGTTCGCGATAATGCCGATGGAGACAGAGGGGCACGGCAGGGAGTTCGGCCGCCGGCAGAAGATGCGCGCCAAGTGCACGGTAGAGTTCGTCTGCAAGTACTGCCAGCGGCGCTTCACGAAGCCCTACAACCTCATGATCCACGAGCGCAGCCATAAGGACGATGTGACCTTCACCTGTGAGGTCTGCGGAAAGTCCTTCAAGCGGCAGGACAACCTCAAGCAGCACAG